In Sphingobium sp. EP60837, one genomic interval encodes:
- a CDS encoding nuclear transport factor 2 family protein, which produces MPDPVKMPDPARMEAAVHAYVAAFEAGSADQVAALYAQDATVEDPIGSPIHHGREAVRAFYAESMKTGAKLKLEGPVRIAGDYAVFPFSVNLNYDGGAKRIDVIDTFRFNEANEVVEMRAYWGPANMHGF; this is translated from the coding sequence ATGCCTGATCCTGTCAAGATGCCAGATCCCGCCAGGATGGAAGCCGCCGTCCACGCCTATGTCGCCGCGTTCGAAGCGGGCAGCGCCGACCAGGTCGCCGCCCTCTATGCGCAGGATGCGACGGTTGAAGACCCCATCGGCAGCCCCATCCATCACGGCCGCGAGGCGGTCCGGGCCTTTTACGCTGAATCGATGAAGACCGGCGCGAAATTGAAGCTCGAAGGCCCGGTCCGGATCGCAGGCGACTATGCGGTCTTCCCCTTCTCGGTTAACCTCAATTACGACGGCGGGGCCAAGCGCATCGACGTCATCGACACCTTTCGCTTCAACGAGGCGAACGAGGTCGTCGAAATGCGCGCCTATTGGGGGCCCGCCAACATGCACGGCTTTTAA
- a CDS encoding MaoC family dehydratase codes for MATIFETPRALLAKEGTRLDTSDWLSVEQERIDAFADCTGDHQWIHVDPVRAKDGPFGATIAHGYLTLSLVNLFMPQIVEVRGFSAGVNVGMDKTRFLSPVIVGSRIRGTGEIVSVEEVKGGAIQAVIRVTVEIEGPDGQPSAKPACIVDTINRYFPE; via the coding sequence ATGGCGACCATCTTCGAAACACCCCGCGCGCTGCTGGCTAAGGAAGGGACCAGGCTCGACACGTCGGACTGGCTGAGCGTCGAGCAGGAGCGCATCGACGCCTTTGCCGACTGCACGGGCGACCATCAATGGATCCATGTCGATCCGGTCCGCGCCAAGGACGGTCCGTTCGGCGCCACAATCGCCCACGGCTATCTCACCCTCTCCCTCGTCAACCTGTTCATGCCCCAGATCGTCGAGGTCCGCGGCTTTTCCGCAGGGGTCAATGTCGGCATGGACAAGACCCGCTTTCTTTCCCCCGTGATCGTCGGATCGCGCATCCGCGGGACGGGCGAGATCGTCTCGGTCGAGGAAGTGAAGGGCGGCGCCATCCAGGCGGTGATCCGCGTCACCGTCGAGATCGAGGGCCCGGACGGTCAACCGAGCGCCAAGCCCGCCTGTATCGTCGATACCATCAACCGCTATTTCCCCGAATAG
- a CDS encoding SDR family oxidoreductase translates to MTPTSPVPPYPTPLGLLKGKTVVVTAAAGTGIGFSAAKRAAEEGARLLISDFHERRLNEAADRIAEEVGCARPALFVCDVTSEEAVQGLRDAALQELGKVDVLINNAGLGGEVDIVEMTDEQWSRVFDVTLTSLFRMTRAFLPSMYAAKSGVMVNNASVLGWRAQKGQAHYAAAKAGVMAFTRCAAIEAAEHGVRINAVSPSLAMHPFLAKVTTQEALDKLVEKEAFKRPAEVWEIANVMMFLASDLSSYMTGEIVAVSSQRA, encoded by the coding sequence ATGACCCCGACCTCCCCCGTGCCGCCTTATCCGACGCCGCTGGGCCTACTCAAGGGCAAGACCGTGGTCGTCACCGCAGCGGCCGGCACCGGCATCGGTTTCTCCGCCGCCAAGCGCGCCGCGGAAGAAGGGGCGCGGCTCCTCATCAGCGATTTCCACGAACGCCGCCTCAATGAAGCGGCCGACCGCATCGCCGAGGAAGTGGGCTGCGCGCGTCCCGCCCTGTTCGTCTGCGACGTCACCAGCGAAGAGGCCGTGCAGGGCTTGCGCGATGCCGCGCTCCAGGAACTGGGCAAGGTCGACGTCCTCATCAACAATGCCGGTCTCGGCGGCGAGGTCGATATCGTCGAGATGACCGACGAGCAGTGGAGCCGCGTGTTCGACGTCACCTTGACCTCGCTCTTCCGCATGACCCGCGCCTTCTTACCAAGCATGTACGCCGCCAAATCGGGCGTCATGGTCAACAACGCCTCGGTGCTGGGCTGGCGCGCGCAAAAGGGCCAGGCCCATTATGCCGCCGCCAAGGCAGGGGTCATGGCCTTCACCCGCTGCGCCGCGATCGAGGCGGCCGAACATGGCGTGCGCATCAATGCGGTCTCGCCCAGCCTCGCCATGCACCCCTTCCTCGCCAAGGTGACCACCCAGGAAGCGCTCGACAAGCTCGTCGAGAAGGAAGCCTTCAAGCGTCCTGCCGAGGTTTGGGAAATCGCCAATGTCATGATGTTCCTCGCCTCTGATCTCTCCTCCTACATGACCGGCGAGATCGTTGCGGTCTCCAGCCAAAGGGCCTGA